A region from the Triticum urartu cultivar G1812 chromosome 1, Tu2.1, whole genome shotgun sequence genome encodes:
- the LOC125525062 gene encoding uncharacterized protein LOC125525062 isoform X1, translated as MPAGSRCRAAMAASWSSPPWAARPFDDSLPRPRPGPLNPNLTNGSGSCNVKIRKQDMNHLAMNFLVTLGFIDATNSYYHWKCQTDLAVKSSAAGSFTWLASYVTGVVVSMWKESPLLRDAGADMLTVGDVMAVLDFREEVGNHHFLDQRKNVINTVTNPSDLCYGCRGDCWNGGFLG; from the exons ATGCCAGCTGGATCACGCTGCC GTGCCGCCATGGCCGCGTCTTGGAGCTCGCCGCCGTGGGCTGCGCGCCCCTTCGATGACAGCCTTCCTCGCCCACGTCCAGGTCCTCTCAATCCTAATTTGACGAATGGGAGCGGAAGCTGCAATGTCAAGATCCGCAAGCAGGACATGAACCACCTTGCCATGAATTTCCTCGTCACATTAGGATTCATCGACGCCACCAACAG TTACTATCATTGGAAGTGCCAGACAGATCTCGCCGTCAAGAGTAGCGCTGCAGGGTCATTCACCTGGTTGGCCTCTTATGTAACTGGTGTTGTTGTGTCCATGTGGAAGGAGAGCCCGCTTCTCCGGGACGCCGGCGCTGACATGCTCACCGTAGGCGACGTCATGGCGGTGCTCGACTTCAGGGAGGAGGTCGGCAACCACCACTTCTTGGACCAA CGTAAAAATGTCATAAATACAGTCACAAACCCATCAGATCTATGCTATGGATGCCGTGGTGATTGCTGGAACGGAGGGTTCCTGGGATGA
- the LOC125525062 gene encoding uncharacterized protein LOC125525062 isoform X2, whose translation MPAGSRCRAAMAASWSSPPWAARPFDDSLPRPRPGPLNPNLTNGSGSCNVKIRKQDMNHLAMNFLVTLGFIDATNSYYHWKCQTDLAVKSSAAGSFTWLASYVTGVVVSMWKESPLLRDAGADMLTVGDVMAVLDFREEVGNHHFLDQSLQKLWKKW comes from the exons ATGCCAGCTGGATCACGCTGCC GTGCCGCCATGGCCGCGTCTTGGAGCTCGCCGCCGTGGGCTGCGCGCCCCTTCGATGACAGCCTTCCTCGCCCACGTCCAGGTCCTCTCAATCCTAATTTGACGAATGGGAGCGGAAGCTGCAATGTCAAGATCCGCAAGCAGGACATGAACCACCTTGCCATGAATTTCCTCGTCACATTAGGATTCATCGACGCCACCAACAG TTACTATCATTGGAAGTGCCAGACAGATCTCGCCGTCAAGAGTAGCGCTGCAGGGTCATTCACCTGGTTGGCCTCTTATGTAACTGGTGTTGTTGTGTCCATGTGGAAGGAGAGCCCGCTTCTCCGGGACGCCGGCGCTGACATGCTCACCGTAGGCGACGTCATGGCGGTGCTCGACTTCAGGGAGGAGGTCGGCAACCACCACTTCTTGGACCAA AGTTTGCAGAAGCTATGGAAGAAATGGTAA